In Populus trichocarpa isolate Nisqually-1 chromosome 16, P.trichocarpa_v4.1, whole genome shotgun sequence, a genomic segment contains:
- the LOC7484002 gene encoding UDP-glycosyltransferase 75C1 encodes MGVMGVQPHILLVTFPAQGHINPALQFAKRLVAMGAHVTFATSMGAKRRMSKSGTYPKGLYFAAFDDGSEHGFRPSDDIEHYFSELRHVGSQSLADLICQVPKNGGPFTCVVYSNLIPWVAKVARQHNLPSTLLWNQSPALLDIFYYYFNGYGDTIKKNINDPSFSLKLPGVPPLGSRDLPSFLDPRNTHAFALSVNKEHIEVLDEETNPKVLVNTFDALECEALNSIGKFKLVGVGPLIPSAYLDGKDPSDTSFGGDLFQDSKDYIEWLNSKPESSVIYISFGSISVISKPQKEEMARALLDTGRPFLWVIRTDGGEEKEEDKLSCTEELEKQGKIVPWCSQVVVLSHPSIGCFVTHCGWNSTFESLASGVPVVAFPQWTDQLTNAKMVEAVWETGVRVSANKEGIVEGEEIEKCLELVMGGGERGKEMRKNAKKWKDLARESSKEGGSSYQNLQDFFNEIGGGAMSLDI; translated from the coding sequence ATGGGAGTCATGGGAGTGCAGCCTCACATCCTTCTTGTAACATTCCCTGCTCAAGGTCACATAAATCCAGCCCTTCAATTCGCCAAACGCCTAGTAGCCATGGGTGCACATGTCACCTTTGCTACAAGCATGGGCGCCAAACGCCGGATGTCTAAATCCGGAACTTATCCTAAAGGCTTGTATTTCGCTGCCTTTGATGATGGTTCCGAACATGGGTTTAGACCCAGTGATGATATCGAACACTACTTCTCCGAGCTCAGGCATGTTGGCTCGCAATCTCTTGCTGACCTTATATGTCAAGTTCCGAAAAATGGCGGACCATTTACTTGTGTGGTATACTCCAATCTCATACCTTGGGTGGCAAAGGTGGCCCGACAACACAACCTCCCTTCAACACTCCTTTGGAACCAATCTCCTGCCCTTTTAGACATCTTTTACTACTACTTCAATGGCTATGGTGACACTATTAAGAAGAATATCAATGATCCAAGCTTTTCGCTGAAGTTACCAGGAGTGCCTCCTCTTGGAAGCCGTGACTTACCCTCATTTCTCGATCCTAGAAACACACATGCTTTTGCACTTTCAGTGAATAAAGAGCATATTGAGGTTCTTGATGAAGAAACCAACCCAAAAGTTCTTGTCAACACCTTCGATGCATTAGAGTGTGAGGCTCTGAATTCAATAGGTAAGTTTAAGTTGGTTGGGGTTGGCCCTCTGATTCCATCAGCCTATTTAGATGGAAAAGATCCATCCGATACTTCCTTTGGTGGTGATCTTTTTCAAGACTCAAAGGACTATATAGAATGGCTTAATTCAAAGCCAGAATCATCTGTGATTTATATATCATTTGGAAGCATATCTGTTATTTCAAAGCCACAAAAAGAGGAAATGGCTCGTGCTTTGCTAGATACTGGCCGTCCATTTTTGTGGGTCATAAGAACagatggaggagaagagaaagaagaagataagcTGAGTTGCACAGAAGAGCTTGAAAAGCAAGGGAAGATAGTGCCATGGTGCTCTCAAGTGGTGGTTTTGTCACATCCATCAATAGGTTGTTTCGTGACACATTGTGGATGGAACTCAACTTTTGAGAGCTTGGCTTCTGGGGTGCCGGTGGTGGCTTTTCCACAATGGACTGATCAACTGACGAATGCTAAGATGGTTGAAGCTGTATGGGAGACAGGGGTGAGAGTCAGTGCTAATAAAGAAGGGATAGTTGAAGGCGAGGAGATAGAGAAATGCTTGGAGTTGGTCATGGGAGGTGGAGAGCGAGGAAAAGAGATGAGAAAGAATGCTAAGAAATGGAAGGATTTGGCAAGAGAAAGTTCCAAAGAAGGTGGCTCTTCGTACCAAAATCTGcaggatttttttaatgagattggAGGAGGGGCCATGTCGTTagacatataa